A region from the Rufibacter sp. DG15C genome encodes:
- a CDS encoding DEAD/DEAH box helicase, protein MERIKFQELSLSEEMQRAIVDLGYEEASPIQTAAIPVLLEGRDVIGQAQTGTGKTAAFAIPTIEGIDPNNREVQALILCPTRELAIQVAEEILKLCKYKKGISVVPIYGGQPYDRQLRALKQGVQIVIGTPGRVMDHIERGTLRLETTKTIILDEADEMLDMGFREDIEFVLTKMPETRQTVFFSATMSKPIMELTRKYQTNPEIVKVVHQQLTVTNIEQIYFEVRSSGKMEVTTRLIDMYNFKVVIIFCNTKRMVDELVSNLQARGYFADGLHGDLNQNQRTNVMNKFKAGTLEILVATDVAARGIDVDNVEAVINYDLPQDEENYVHRIGRTGRAGKSGKAFSFVAGRDLYKLRDIERFTKAKIVRQPVPTYEDVAEVRTTLVLDQVKDVIEKGGLAKHVVKIERLIDQDFTTLDIAAALLKLLMKDTKTKEKGAEANESKGGPKPGFDRLFITLGKKDRLHPKDLVDIMTDNTSIPGNKVGDIDLYDRFSFVEVPSEYTQEILERLGMTEINGMTVKFQKAEKKTMDPAEGGRELQELEDRPRKFYDKPFGGGGGDRGGNRGGFGGDRGGYGGGNRGGGDRGGSRGGFGGGDRDRGGDRGGSRGGDRGGSRFGGGDRDRGGNSGGGFRERKRRDF, encoded by the coding sequence ATGGAAAGAATTAAATTCCAGGAGCTTTCGCTATCGGAAGAGATGCAACGTGCTATCGTTGACTTAGGCTATGAAGAAGCCTCTCCTATTCAAACTGCCGCCATCCCTGTGTTGCTGGAAGGCCGCGACGTGATTGGCCAGGCCCAGACTGGTACCGGCAAAACCGCCGCTTTCGCCATCCCTACTATTGAAGGCATTGACCCTAACAACCGCGAGGTACAGGCGTTGATTCTTTGCCCAACCCGTGAGTTGGCTATTCAGGTGGCTGAAGAGATCTTAAAACTTTGTAAATACAAAAAAGGCATCAGCGTAGTGCCTATCTATGGTGGTCAGCCCTATGACCGTCAGTTACGCGCCCTAAAACAAGGGGTACAGATCGTGATCGGGACGCCTGGTCGCGTGATGGACCACATTGAAAGAGGAACCCTTAGACTAGAGACCACAAAAACCATCATCCTGGATGAGGCTGATGAGATGTTGGACATGGGCTTTAGAGAAGATATTGAGTTTGTCTTGACCAAGATGCCAGAAACCCGCCAGACGGTGTTCTTCTCGGCTACCATGAGCAAGCCCATCATGGAGTTGACGCGCAAGTACCAAACCAATCCTGAGATTGTGAAGGTAGTGCACCAGCAGTTGACCGTGACCAACATTGAGCAGATCTATTTTGAAGTGCGCAGCAGCGGTAAGATGGAGGTAACTACCCGTCTTATTGACATGTATAACTTCAAGGTGGTGATCATCTTCTGTAACACCAAGCGTATGGTAGATGAGCTGGTGAGCAACCTACAGGCCCGTGGCTATTTTGCTGACGGTTTGCATGGTGACTTGAACCAGAACCAGCGTACCAACGTGATGAACAAGTTCAAAGCGGGTACTTTGGAGATTCTAGTGGCCACAGACGTTGCCGCCCGCGGTATTGACGTGGACAACGTAGAAGCGGTGATCAACTATGACTTGCCACAAGACGAGGAAAACTACGTGCACCGCATTGGCCGTACGGGCCGTGCCGGTAAATCTGGTAAAGCCTTCTCTTTTGTAGCAGGCAGAGACCTATACAAGCTGCGTGACATTGAGCGCTTCACCAAAGCCAAGATTGTTCGTCAGCCGGTGCCTACGTATGAAGACGTAGCCGAAGTACGCACTACCCTGGTCTTGGACCAAGTGAAGGATGTGATTGAAAAAGGTGGTCTGGCTAAGCACGTGGTGAAAATTGAGCGTCTGATTGACCAGGATTTCACTACCCTAGATATTGCAGCCGCTTTGTTGAAGCTGTTAATGAAAGACACCAAAACCAAAGAGAAAGGCGCCGAAGCCAATGAAAGCAAAGGCGGCCCTAAACCAGGTTTTGACCGTCTGTTCATCACCCTTGGCAAGAAAGATCGTCTGCACCCTAAGGACTTGGTAGACATCATGACTGATAATACCAGCATACCTGGTAACAAGGTGGGTGATATTGACCTATATGACCGTTTCTCTTTTGTGGAGGTGCCTTCTGAGTACACGCAAGAGATCTTGGAAAGACTGGGCATGACCGAAATCAACGGCATGACCGTTAAATTCCAGAAAGCCGAGAAGAAAACCATGGACCCTGCTGAAGGCGGCCGTGAGTTGCAAGAACTAGAGGATCGTCCTAGAAAATTCTATGACAAGCCTTTTGGCGGCGGCGGTGGAGACCGTGGCGGCAACAGAGGTGGCTTTGGTGGAGACCGCGGTGGTTACGGCGGAGGAAACAGAGGCGGTGGAGATCGTGGAGGCAGCCGTGGCGGCTTCGGCGGTGGAGACCGTGACCGTGGAGGCGACAGAGGCGGTTCGCGTGGTGGTGACAGAGGTGGAAGCCGCTTTGGTGGTGGAGACCGTGACCGCGGCGGAAACAGCGGCGGAGGCTTCCGTGAAAGAAAAAGAAGAGATTTCTAA
- a CDS encoding NAD(P)/FAD-dependent oxidoreductase yields the protein MRETVVVIGGGAAGFFGAITCAELNPDLRVILLEKTTKLLSKVRVSGGGRCNVTHACFQPSQFAQHYPRGHKALKKLLPLFGASDTIAWFEKRGVPLKTEADGRMFPQSNSSETIIDCLMQTARKAGVGIITGLGVNSLQIKEESTVEPRFTLQLSNGETLSAAKVLIATGGSPKPESYQWLQALGHSIEAPIPSLFTLNVPGSPFKDLQGVAVPKAKVKLTGQKLETEGPLLITHWGLSGPAVLRFSAWGARVLFGLHYAGTALVNWVPDSPEENVRQLVQQQRTVSPRKTVISNPLFTLPSRLWQRLCELSEVPEDAKWAELPGKSQSKLIELLVRTPFDVKGKTTFKEEFVTCGGIHLDELHLERMESKLHPGLHFAGEVVNIDGITGGFNFQAAWTGGYLAGKAMAAK from the coding sequence ATGCGTGAGACAGTTGTAGTGATTGGAGGCGGAGCCGCCGGATTTTTTGGGGCCATTACCTGCGCAGAGCTCAATCCAGACCTTCGCGTCATTCTACTAGAGAAAACCACCAAACTACTCTCTAAGGTGCGAGTGTCTGGCGGCGGGCGGTGCAACGTGACCCATGCCTGCTTCCAACCCTCGCAATTTGCGCAGCATTATCCCAGAGGCCACAAGGCGCTTAAGAAACTACTTCCCTTGTTTGGTGCATCAGATACCATTGCCTGGTTTGAGAAGCGCGGAGTGCCTTTAAAAACCGAGGCAGACGGGCGCATGTTTCCACAGTCCAACTCTTCAGAAACCATCATTGATTGCTTGATGCAAACCGCCCGCAAGGCTGGTGTAGGGATTATAACGGGCCTTGGTGTTAACTCGCTGCAAATTAAGGAAGAGTCAACCGTAGAACCCAGATTTACCTTGCAACTAAGCAATGGCGAGACCTTGAGCGCTGCCAAGGTATTAATTGCTACCGGCGGTAGCCCAAAGCCAGAAAGCTATCAGTGGCTGCAGGCCTTGGGTCATTCCATTGAAGCCCCTATCCCTTCCTTGTTTACCCTCAACGTGCCTGGCTCCCCTTTCAAAGACTTACAGGGCGTGGCCGTTCCTAAAGCCAAAGTAAAACTTACCGGGCAGAAACTAGAAACCGAAGGACCGCTGCTCATCACGCATTGGGGACTAAGCGGTCCTGCCGTGCTGCGATTCTCAGCGTGGGGCGCCAGAGTGCTGTTTGGCTTACATTATGCCGGTACGGCTCTAGTCAATTGGGTGCCTGATAGTCCTGAAGAAAATGTAAGGCAATTGGTGCAGCAGCAACGGACTGTTTCGCCAAGGAAGACGGTGATCTCCAATCCTCTATTTACGCTCCCTTCCAGACTGTGGCAGCGGCTGTGTGAACTCTCAGAAGTCCCTGAAGACGCTAAATGGGCAGAGCTGCCCGGTAAATCACAAAGCAAGTTAATTGAGCTTCTGGTCCGGACGCCCTTTGACGTGAAAGGAAAGACTACGTTTAAGGAGGAGTTTGTGACCTGCGGCGGCATTCACTTAGATGAACTTCATCTGGAGCGTATGGAAAGCAAATTGCACCCCGGGCTTCATTTTGCAGGTGAGGTGGTGAATATTGACGGCATCACCGGAGGATTCAACTTTCAGGCGGCTTGGACGGGAGGATATTTGGCTGGCAAAGCCATGGCCGCAAAATAG
- a CDS encoding SDR family oxidoreductase, translating into MAQKTISVVGCGWLGLPLAKALVQEGHHVKGSTTTPAKLELLQQAGIEPFLVSFPENNLKTDLDLLLNADVIVLNLPPKRAASEANDYEKTVKELLAAIPNPDTKVLFVSSTSVYPELNRTVTEQDAIASAEADALLLRCEYWVQQAKPQQATIVRFGGLMGGSRPPGKFLAGRENLPQPMGPVNMIHLQDCTGLLTEILRQEKWGFTFNACAPSHPTRQEFYTTAALTLGLTPPTFLQEELTKFKIIDSSLIQQELKYTFTFPDVAHCLGSPSF; encoded by the coding sequence ATGGCTCAGAAAACAATAAGCGTAGTAGGCTGCGGATGGTTAGGATTGCCGCTGGCAAAGGCATTGGTGCAGGAAGGCCACCACGTGAAAGGCTCAACCACCACTCCAGCTAAACTAGAGCTGCTGCAGCAAGCCGGCATAGAACCATTTTTGGTGTCTTTTCCAGAAAATAACCTAAAAACGGATTTGGACCTACTGTTGAACGCAGATGTGATTGTTTTAAACCTTCCGCCTAAACGTGCCGCCTCAGAAGCGAATGACTATGAAAAAACCGTCAAGGAGCTATTAGCTGCCATCCCGAACCCTGACACTAAAGTTCTATTTGTCTCTTCTACATCTGTCTACCCAGAACTAAACCGAACGGTCACAGAACAGGATGCTATTGCCAGTGCAGAGGCAGACGCATTGTTATTGAGGTGCGAATATTGGGTACAGCAGGCAAAGCCTCAACAGGCGACCATCGTGCGGTTCGGGGGATTGATGGGCGGCTCCAGGCCTCCGGGTAAATTTTTGGCCGGTCGGGAGAACCTACCTCAGCCGATGGGGCCAGTGAACATGATTCATTTGCAAGATTGCACAGGGCTTTTAACTGAGATCCTGCGGCAAGAGAAATGGGGATTCACCTTTAACGCCTGCGCCCCTTCCCATCCCACCAGACAAGAGTTTTATACCACAGCGGCTCTAACCTTAGGCTTGACTCCGCCTACTTTTCTACAGGAGGAGTTGACCAAGTTCAAGATAATTGACAGCTCGCTCATCCAACAAGAGTTGAAGTACACTTTCACCTTTCCGGATGTAGCGCATTGCCTAGGCTCACCTAGCTTCTAA
- a CDS encoding NAD(P)/FAD-dependent oxidoreductase produces the protein MKKVQVAVVGSGFGALTAAALLAKAGLQVTVLEMNKYPGGCASTYKRKGFWFETGATTLVGLDEHMPLRYMFDATGIKVPMNRLEVPMQVRLTDGTFITRYPNLEDWILEAERVFGKSGQREFWEACYAISQKVWRTSLRQISFPFSSFSDLAPAIKNFEFRQLTLIPKAFQSLSSLIAKHGLTDNKRFVQFVDQQLLITAQNLHQEVNVLFGATALCYTLYGNYYVPGGLRQLAQAAVNFLEANGGEILYKHKVISVMTTNKGAYLLNTSKGEILTDFVIGGLPMNNLPHLFKESAIRKKLGKYMLNSEKVNSALTWSIAFERTGHEPDTLHHQVHVPGGVPYVGSDSVFISLSHPEDELRAPAGVCLAAVSTHVMHPAAHYIDQKKELEQWVIQFLAAQGFLEKDKVLYVQAATPGAWIKWTGREWGQVGGYPQYMAIKPWRMKDARLDGKKAYVCGDTVYPGQGIPGVCLGGISAAHKLLRDHFPSYLQKLR, from the coding sequence ATGAAGAAGGTACAAGTGGCCGTAGTGGGATCGGGATTTGGCGCGTTGACGGCAGCGGCGCTTCTGGCAAAGGCTGGATTGCAGGTGACGGTGTTGGAAATGAATAAATACCCCGGTGGATGCGCCTCTACCTATAAACGGAAAGGCTTTTGGTTTGAGACCGGCGCCACTACTTTGGTAGGGCTGGATGAGCACATGCCCCTACGCTACATGTTTGATGCGACAGGCATCAAGGTACCTATGAATCGGTTGGAGGTGCCCATGCAAGTACGATTAACAGATGGCACGTTTATTACGCGCTATCCTAACCTAGAGGATTGGATTCTGGAAGCAGAACGCGTATTTGGCAAATCTGGTCAGCGGGAGTTCTGGGAGGCCTGCTATGCCATCAGTCAAAAAGTCTGGCGCACCTCCCTGAGGCAGATCAGTTTTCCATTCAGTTCTTTTTCTGATCTAGCACCTGCCATCAAGAATTTTGAGTTCAGGCAACTGACGCTTATTCCCAAAGCCTTTCAATCCCTTTCAAGCTTAATAGCCAAACATGGCCTTACAGATAACAAGCGGTTTGTGCAGTTTGTAGACCAGCAATTGCTCATTACCGCCCAGAACCTGCACCAAGAGGTGAATGTATTGTTTGGAGCGACGGCCCTATGTTACACGCTGTACGGTAATTATTACGTGCCTGGTGGGCTCAGGCAGTTGGCTCAGGCAGCTGTTAACTTTTTAGAGGCCAATGGCGGAGAAATATTGTATAAGCATAAGGTGATCTCCGTAATGACTACTAATAAGGGTGCGTATTTGCTCAACACGTCAAAGGGTGAAATACTCACTGACTTTGTGATAGGGGGTTTGCCTATGAATAACTTGCCGCATCTTTTTAAAGAGTCGGCTATCCGTAAAAAGCTCGGTAAATACATGCTTAACTCAGAGAAAGTAAATAGCGCCTTAACCTGGAGCATCGCCTTTGAAAGGACTGGACATGAGCCAGATACCTTACATCACCAAGTCCATGTGCCCGGCGGCGTTCCTTATGTAGGTAGTGACAGTGTGTTTATTAGCCTAAGCCACCCAGAGGATGAACTTAGAGCGCCAGCAGGCGTCTGTCTAGCAGCAGTCAGCACGCACGTAATGCATCCTGCCGCCCATTACATAGACCAGAAAAAGGAACTAGAGCAGTGGGTGATCCAGTTTTTGGCAGCCCAAGGATTTTTAGAAAAGGATAAAGTGCTGTATGTACAAGCGGCAACGCCTGGTGCTTGGATAAAATGGACGGGAAGGGAATGGGGGCAGGTGGGAGGCTACCCGCAATACATGGCAATAAAACCTTGGCGAATGAAAGACGCGCGGCTTGACGGTAAAAAAGCCTATGTCTGTGGTGATACGGTGTATCCCGGGCAGGGAATTCCTGGAGTGTGTTTAGGGGGCATTAGTGCAGCGCATAAATTGCTGAGAGACCATTTCCCTAGTTACCTCCAGAAATTACGCTAG
- a CDS encoding ATP-binding protein: MRNILLVVVLFLYTTAGLANGRNTQQLLQDLKNVSAPQEKAELLNVITQRYWEIDPSLSVAYGLKAAAFCKDQGFQKLLATAYNNTSVAYYWLNNLPKATEFAKKSLKLRENLKDTIGLGSSYNNLGNLSRDQKQYAVARGYFQKALLIGNQQKKHKLTSTSLSNIGTVYELEKNYQKALDYYFQANAINQSALDPYELAIDHFNIGNVYLSLKQNSKALFHLNKALAYSIQTENKVNEMYVVRSLAKLHVAQGKLNEALAYALQGLSIAKAIPSPEGVKESAQQLNEIYTAQREYQKAHEYLTLYTITQDSLRSQTQEQALAEVNAKYETDKSALEIKRLTAEHELHSEKLAQKTKEQYTVGILLFMIGALAVVFLRGRNRVQKVNQQLSTYNQLILEKNESIQEQADALVAQAELLQNQKEQLESINQVKDRLFSIVAHDLRGPLISLQSLLQIISMGNLPPEKMAKFMHDLNVQQQNTLGLLDNLLMWAKIQMKGMQLDTKPVQVQQLVDQNIKLLSPQAQKKGIKLENHLQSNVMALADPETLKLVFRNLISNAIKFCKENDMVEISAVVTAEAFLQITVKDSGKGISTENQLKLFGPNHYKEVGTANEKGNGLGLMLCKEFIEKNGGTIWVESEVGQGSQFHFTIPACKTVPDSKPLSPSRELELA; encoded by the coding sequence ATGAGAAACATTCTTTTAGTGGTGGTGCTCTTTTTGTACACTACTGCTGGCCTGGCAAATGGGAGAAATACCCAGCAATTGCTTCAGGATTTGAAGAACGTCTCTGCCCCCCAAGAGAAAGCTGAACTTCTAAACGTCATTACACAACGCTACTGGGAGATTGATCCATCCCTATCGGTGGCGTATGGCCTTAAGGCAGCGGCTTTCTGTAAAGACCAAGGCTTCCAAAAGCTGTTGGCCACGGCTTATAACAACACCAGCGTGGCGTATTATTGGTTAAACAACCTTCCCAAAGCCACTGAGTTTGCCAAGAAATCCTTAAAACTCCGCGAAAACCTGAAGGATACCATCGGGTTGGGTAGCAGCTATAACAACTTAGGTAACCTGTCTAGAGACCAAAAGCAATACGCCGTGGCCCGGGGCTATTTCCAGAAAGCCTTACTCATTGGCAATCAGCAGAAAAAGCACAAACTAACCAGCACCTCTCTAAGCAATATTGGGACGGTGTATGAGCTGGAGAAAAATTACCAAAAAGCCTTAGACTACTATTTTCAGGCCAATGCCATCAACCAAAGCGCCTTAGATCCTTACGAGCTGGCCATTGACCATTTTAACATTGGCAACGTCTACCTAAGCCTTAAACAAAACAGCAAAGCCTTGTTTCATTTAAACAAAGCCTTGGCCTACAGCATCCAAACCGAAAACAAGGTAAATGAAATGTACGTGGTGCGGTCCCTGGCCAAGCTGCATGTGGCCCAAGGTAAATTAAACGAAGCCCTGGCCTATGCTTTACAAGGATTGTCCATTGCCAAGGCCATCCCCTCCCCAGAGGGAGTTAAAGAAAGCGCGCAGCAATTAAACGAGATTTACACAGCCCAAAGAGAGTATCAAAAGGCGCATGAATACTTAACCCTGTATACCATCACCCAAGACTCCTTACGGTCCCAAACCCAGGAACAGGCTTTAGCTGAGGTAAATGCCAAGTACGAGACAGACAAGAGTGCGCTTGAGATAAAGCGCCTAACCGCAGAGCATGAACTGCACTCAGAGAAGTTGGCTCAGAAGACGAAAGAGCAATACACGGTTGGCATCCTCTTGTTTATGATTGGCGCGCTGGCAGTGGTCTTTTTAAGAGGACGCAACAGGGTGCAGAAAGTGAATCAGCAGCTATCTACCTACAACCAGTTGATCCTGGAGAAGAATGAGAGCATTCAAGAGCAAGCCGACGCCTTGGTAGCACAGGCAGAATTGTTACAGAATCAGAAAGAGCAGCTGGAGAGTATTAATCAGGTGAAGGATCGACTCTTCTCCATTGTAGCCCATGACTTGAGAGGTCCTTTGATTTCACTGCAATCATTGCTACAGATTATCTCCATGGGCAATCTGCCGCCAGAGAAGATGGCCAAATTCATGCATGACTTGAATGTTCAACAACAAAACACATTGGGCCTGTTGGACAATCTCTTGATGTGGGCTAAAATCCAGATGAAAGGAATGCAATTAGACACCAAACCAGTGCAGGTTCAACAGCTGGTAGACCAAAATATTAAATTACTGTCTCCGCAGGCCCAGAAAAAAGGCATCAAATTAGAGAACCACCTTCAAAGTAACGTGATGGCTCTGGCAGACCCTGAAACCTTGAAACTGGTCTTCCGGAATTTGATTTCGAATGCCATTAAGTTCTGCAAGGAAAATGATATGGTAGAGATTTCTGCTGTAGTGACTGCTGAAGCTTTTTTGCAGATAACGGTGAAAGACTCAGGCAAAGGGATTAGCACGGAGAATCAGCTAAAGCTCTTTGGGCCGAATCATTACAAAGAAGTTGGGACCGCCAATGAAAAAGGCAACGGCCTGGGGTTGATGCTCTGCAAAGAGTTCATTGAAAAAAACGGCGGCACCATCTGGGTGGAAAGCGAAGTAGGGCAAGGAAGCCAGTTCCATTTCACCATACCTGCCTGTAAAACAGTTCCAGATTCTAAACCGCTTAGCCCTTCCAGAGAATTAGAGCTAGCGTAA
- a CDS encoding SDR family oxidoreductase — translation MSQYTEPMLRDGALLGKTIIVTGGGTGLGRSMGTYFLKLGANLVITSRKLEVLEKTAAEMMEETGGQVLAVACDVRKPLEVEAMLKATLDRFGSVHGLLNNAAGNFISPTERLSPKAFDVIVDIVLKGSYNCTLTLGKHWIAQKQAGTILNIVTTYAWTGSGYVVPSATAKAGVLAMTRSLASEWAKYGIRSNAIAPGPFPTEGAWSRLFPEALAEKLDPLKRIPLKRYGEHQELANLAAYLMSDFSAYVNGEVITIDGGEWLYGGGEFNNLDQVPQEMWDVVEQMVRGKKPSDSKE, via the coding sequence ATGAGCCAATATACAGAACCCATGTTGCGCGATGGCGCCTTGCTTGGTAAAACCATCATTGTCACCGGTGGCGGCACGGGCTTGGGTAGGTCCATGGGCACCTATTTTCTTAAGCTGGGCGCCAATTTGGTGATTACTAGTCGTAAGTTAGAGGTCCTGGAGAAAACTGCAGCAGAAATGATGGAAGAGACTGGCGGCCAGGTGCTGGCCGTTGCCTGTGACGTCCGGAAGCCGCTAGAGGTAGAAGCCATGCTCAAAGCCACCTTGGATAGATTTGGGTCTGTGCACGGGTTGTTAAACAACGCTGCCGGTAATTTCATAAGCCCTACAGAGCGCTTAAGTCCTAAAGCGTTTGACGTGATTGTGGACATCGTCTTGAAAGGTAGTTATAATTGCACGCTTACCTTAGGCAAGCATTGGATTGCTCAAAAGCAAGCGGGTACTATCTTGAACATTGTTACCACCTACGCCTGGACGGGTTCTGGCTACGTAGTGCCCTCTGCTACGGCCAAGGCTGGGGTATTGGCTATGACGCGTTCCTTGGCCTCTGAGTGGGCTAAATACGGCATCAGGTCCAATGCCATAGCGCCCGGTCCCTTCCCCACAGAAGGTGCCTGGAGCCGACTGTTCCCAGAAGCCCTCGCAGAAAAATTAGACCCTCTGAAGCGCATTCCTTTAAAACGCTACGGCGAGCATCAGGAACTGGCCAACTTGGCGGCTTACCTCATGTCAGATTTTTCGGCGTACGTGAACGGTGAGGTGATTACCATTGACGGCGGAGAGTGGCTATACGGCGGCGGTGAGTTCAACAACTTAGACCAGGTACCCCAAGAGATGTGGGACGTAGTAGAGCAAATGGTGCGCGGTAAAAAGCCGTCAGACAGCAAAGAGTAA
- a CDS encoding type II toxin-antitoxin system RatA family toxin has product MPTLEDSILIQAPPEELFWLSQDYTKRLDWDKYLRAAYLKHGIHKAGKGVEAYCESQKGIGMTVRYVSFNPPQQVAMEMTKGPWVFKKFSGSWRFKEVANGQTRVFFRYNFQAKAGAIGHLLMNPFLKWLLMTDIKNRLRYFKEAAEQQ; this is encoded by the coding sequence ATGCCTACGCTGGAAGATTCCATTCTCATACAGGCGCCGCCAGAAGAGCTGTTTTGGTTGTCTCAAGATTATACCAAACGCCTGGACTGGGACAAATACCTGCGCGCAGCCTATTTAAAGCATGGCATCCATAAAGCGGGCAAAGGAGTAGAGGCATATTGTGAAAGCCAGAAAGGGATAGGCATGACCGTGCGCTATGTGAGTTTTAACCCGCCGCAGCAGGTGGCCATGGAAATGACAAAAGGCCCCTGGGTTTTTAAAAAGTTTTCAGGCAGCTGGCGGTTTAAAGAAGTAGCCAACGGACAGACACGCGTGTTCTTTCGGTATAACTTTCAGGCCAAAGCCGGTGCAATTGGCCACCTACTGATGAATCCATTCTTGAAGTGGCTCTTAATGACTGATATAAAAAACCGACTTAGATATTTTAAGGAAGCCGCAGAACAGCAATAA